A region from the Xenopus laevis strain J_2021 chromosome 4S, Xenopus_laevis_v10.1, whole genome shotgun sequence genome encodes:
- the LOC121393434 gene encoding serine/threonine-protein kinase mig-15-like produces the protein MREYVIEMEFCGGGTLSQLIDNPYSQGLPESCIAYVCREVLKGLSHLNKKHIMHRDIKPLNIALTEDAGIRLIDFGLARKVKRFRACKELQGTPHYIAPEVWTCSSHNFKCDIWALGITAIEMAQARCPLLHLQREAVGEQVVFGDPPTLSRPYRW, from the exons ATGAGGGAATATGTA ATTGAAATGGAATTTTGTGGAGGTGGGACACTCTCCCAACTGATAGACAACCCTTATAGTCAAGGTCTTCCCGAATCTTGCATCGCTTATGTATGTCGGGAAGTGTTAAAG GGTCTGTCACACCTCAACAAAAAGCACATAATGCACAGAGACATCAAGCCCCTCAATATTGCGCTAACCGAAGACGCCGGGATACGTTTAA ttgattttgggCTTGCGCGAAAAGTGAAAAGATTTCGGGCTTGTAAAGAACTGCAGGGAACGCCACACTACATAGCGCCTGAAGTGTGGACATGCAGCTCACATAATTTCAAG tgCGACATATGGGCTTTGGGAATTACTGCCATTGAGATGGCCCAAGCAAGATGTC CACTACTCCATTTACAACGAGAAGCAGTTGGAGAACAAGTTGTTTTTGGAGATCCTCCAACTCTGAGTCGACCATACAGATGGTAA